In Actinoplanes derwentensis, the following proteins share a genomic window:
- a CDS encoding hybrid sensor histidine kinase/response regulator: protein MGYEARTLVEAITGPAAITDPDGRVLIANQRWTAPGGDRELYPPEGGFLGASPGQCGAHRGVLEAVWHGTPATPPVRLTCRCGPNERDLQVTTLTDGDGTEHRLVTVTADDAGNRFLTLLSHEARTPVTTVVAAVELLRAQPMEQGLREIVDAVHLSAQAMETLIDRMLDLGKLEAGRLRLADEPVEVEKLLADVVQRLQRDARGKGILLLAASAPAMSPLIQGDFQRLHQVLDAVVGNAVKFTADGEVVVLAETTGDEMYAVTVSDTGPGITESQRARIFEPFTQADSSRNRSHEGAGLGLALASRLVAEMGGTIGVQESPGGGALFRIHLPLRPVAHTGRAARPLDRRRIAVVAPSDRSTRALSWLLAGAGADVVPADFATVTAPLPGVDTVVWCDDAHDPEAIRRTDLVVKAVGPQGRSLMISATDPRTGVVRKPGVLTAPLVSTRLIAALNQERTGVRGAPVTVPPLSGGRVLLAEDNDVNRTVFRRMIELMGVTCDAVPDGTAAVEAVLSGTCYDVVLMDVQMPRTDGLEATRRIRAAGSRTPILALTATVSADRDECLAAGMDGRLSKPITLPELRAALARYLEHADPDLLISPVPAGVMVR, encoded by the coding sequence ATGGGTTATGAAGCGCGAACACTCGTCGAGGCGATCACCGGTCCCGCGGCGATCACCGACCCCGACGGACGTGTACTGATCGCCAACCAGCGGTGGACGGCACCGGGCGGCGATCGTGAGCTGTACCCGCCCGAAGGCGGATTCCTCGGGGCCTCGCCGGGCCAGTGCGGCGCCCACCGCGGCGTCCTGGAAGCGGTCTGGCACGGCACCCCGGCGACCCCACCGGTCCGGCTGACCTGCCGGTGCGGCCCGAACGAGCGGGACCTGCAGGTGACCACGCTGACCGACGGCGACGGCACCGAGCACCGGCTGGTCACGGTGACCGCCGACGACGCCGGCAACCGGTTCCTGACCCTGCTCAGCCATGAGGCGCGGACCCCGGTGACCACCGTGGTGGCGGCGGTCGAACTGCTCCGGGCACAGCCGATGGAACAGGGCCTGCGGGAGATCGTGGACGCGGTCCACCTTTCCGCCCAGGCGATGGAGACGCTCATCGACCGGATGCTCGACCTCGGCAAGCTGGAGGCCGGCCGGCTTCGGCTGGCCGACGAGCCGGTCGAGGTGGAGAAGCTGCTGGCGGACGTGGTGCAGCGGCTCCAGCGGGACGCCCGCGGTAAGGGAATCCTGTTGCTGGCGGCTTCCGCGCCGGCGATGTCGCCGTTGATCCAAGGCGATTTCCAGCGGCTGCACCAGGTTCTCGACGCGGTCGTCGGGAACGCCGTCAAGTTCACCGCCGACGGCGAGGTGGTGGTGCTGGCCGAGACCACCGGCGACGAGATGTACGCGGTGACCGTGTCGGACACCGGCCCGGGGATCACCGAGTCGCAGCGGGCCCGGATCTTCGAGCCGTTCACGCAGGCCGACTCTTCACGCAACCGCAGTCACGAGGGCGCCGGGCTGGGTCTGGCCCTGGCTTCCCGGTTGGTCGCCGAGATGGGCGGCACCATCGGGGTGCAGGAGTCGCCGGGTGGCGGCGCACTGTTCCGGATCCACCTGCCGTTGCGGCCGGTGGCGCACACCGGGCGCGCCGCCCGGCCGCTGGACCGTCGGCGGATCGCCGTGGTCGCGCCGTCGGACCGGTCCACCCGGGCACTGTCCTGGCTGCTGGCCGGCGCCGGAGCCGACGTCGTCCCGGCCGACTTCGCCACCGTGACCGCTCCCCTGCCGGGCGTCGACACCGTCGTCTGGTGCGACGACGCGCACGATCCGGAGGCGATACGGCGCACCGACCTGGTCGTCAAGGCTGTCGGCCCGCAGGGCCGATCCCTGATGATCAGCGCCACCGACCCGCGGACCGGGGTGGTCCGCAAGCCCGGGGTGCTGACCGCGCCACTGGTGAGTACCCGGCTGATCGCCGCGCTGAACCAGGAACGGACCGGGGTACGCGGCGCTCCGGTCACGGTTCCGCCGTTGTCCGGTGGCCGGGTGCTGCTCGCCGAGGACAACGACGTCAACCGGACCGTGTTCCGCCGCATGATCGAGCTGATGGGTGTCACCTGCGACGCCGTCCCGGACGGGACCGCAGCGGTCGAGGCGGTGCTCAGCGGCACCTGCTACGACGTGGTCCTGATGGACGTCCAGATGCCCCGCACCGACGGGCTGGAGGCGACCCGGCGGATCCGGGCGGCCGGGTCTCGTACCCCGATCCTGGCTCTGACCGCGACGGTGTCGGCGGACCGGGACGAATGCCTGGCAGCCGGCATGGACGGGCGCCTGAGCAAACCGATCACCCTGCCCGAGTTGCGGGCGGCACTAGCCCGTTACCTGGAGCACGCCGACCCCGACCTTTTGATCTCTCCAGTCCCCGCAGGGGTGATGGTCCGATGA
- a CDS encoding sensor histidine kinase has product MTRHQEGSALKQDVVTVGTELAALRIELERERQHNADLQRTVERLYQSVAELRTFARDVSHDLKAPLAGVYGYAQLLEHLDVGYPHPPGYDEYVSEINRSAGRMRQLIDDVLTYASTEDARLRTGPIDLGALVDDLATDALSLTTPVPRITRDALPVIRGDHGMVRRLMENLLGNAIKYVPLGEAAQVHVAARAVGDGTVRIEISDQGIGIQAGQHELIFEELHRSLPEAYPGNGLGLAICRRIVRRLGGVIAADPHYQDGARIWLTLPLEPAPEDGFAVAGPELDRTHTHV; this is encoded by the coding sequence ATGACCCGCCACCAGGAAGGCTCCGCGTTGAAACAGGACGTCGTCACCGTCGGAACGGAACTCGCTGCGCTCCGCATCGAACTGGAGCGGGAACGCCAGCACAACGCGGACCTCCAGCGAACCGTCGAGCGGCTGTATCAGTCGGTGGCCGAGCTGCGCACCTTCGCCCGCGACGTCAGTCACGACCTTAAGGCCCCGCTGGCCGGCGTCTACGGGTACGCCCAGCTCCTGGAACATCTGGACGTCGGCTACCCCCATCCGCCCGGATACGACGAGTACGTCTCGGAGATCAACCGGAGTGCCGGACGTATGCGGCAGCTCATCGACGACGTGCTGACCTACGCCAGCACCGAGGACGCCCGGCTGCGGACCGGCCCGATCGACCTGGGAGCCCTCGTCGACGATCTGGCCACCGACGCGCTCAGCTTGACCACCCCCGTACCCCGGATCACCCGCGACGCGCTGCCCGTCATCCGGGGGGACCACGGCATGGTCCGGCGGCTGATGGAGAACCTGCTCGGCAACGCGATCAAGTACGTGCCGCTCGGGGAGGCCGCGCAGGTGCACGTAGCCGCGCGGGCCGTCGGGGACGGCACGGTCCGGATCGAGATCAGCGATCAGGGCATCGGCATCCAGGCCGGCCAGCACGAACTGATCTTCGAGGAGCTGCACCGGTCGCTGCCGGAGGCCTATCCGGGCAACGGGCTCGGCCTGGCCATCTGCCGCCGGATCGTCCGGCGGCTCGGTGGTGTCATCGCCGCGGACCCGCACTACCAGGACGGGGCACGGATCTGGCTGACGCTGCCGCTCGAACCGGCGCCGGAGGACGGATTCGCCGTCGCCGGGCCCGAACTTGACCGTACGCATACCCACGTTTGA